The genomic window AGATGCAAAATAGTATCATGGCTAGCGGTTGTGAAATTGTGACTGTAGCCGTGCGGCGGGTTCAAACCAAAGCCCCAGGACATGAGGGATTAGCAGAAGCGATAGATTGGACTAAAATCTGGATGCTACCCAATACTGCTGGCTGTCAAACCGCAGAAGAAGCCATTCGCGTGGCTAGATTGGGTAGAGAAATGGCAAAACTCCTGGGTCAGGAGGATAATAATTTTGTCAAATTAGAAGTAATTCCTGATGCTAAATATCTGCTTCCAGATCCGATTGGCACTTTAGAAGCGGCGGAAAAGCTAGTTAAAGAAGGTTTTGCAGTTCTCCCCTATATTAACGCCGATCCAGTTTTGGCAAAGCGACTAGAAGAGATAGGTTGCGCTACAGTAATGCCTCTCGGTTCTCCCATTGGTTCGGGTCAAGGAATCAAAAACTTAGCTAATATTCAGATTATTATCGAGAATGCGGGAATTCCTGTGGTAGTTGATGCAGGAATCGGCGCGCCTAGCGAAGCCGCCCAAGCAATGGAAATGGGTGCAGATGCTTTGTTGATTAATACAGCGATCGCTCAAGCTCAAAATCCAGCCGCGATGGCTAAAGCGATGGGAATGGCAGCAGAAGCGGGGAGATTGGCTTATTTATCTGGCAGAATTCCCATCAAAGCTTATGCTAGCGCCAGTTCTCCAGTTACAGGAACGGTTAGTTAAGCTAAAAATGGGGATGGGATTGAGGCGATCGCGCGGATGAATCAGCAGTTTAAAGTATTAGGCTATAAATCGGATTATGACGCAATTACTCCAACAAAGAACCTACACAGCAGAGGAATACCTTGAACTTGAGGTTGCTTCTGAAAATCGTAGTGAATACCGCAATGGAGAAATTATTGCTATGACAGGAGGTACGCCAAACCATAATGATATTGCTGGTAACCTGTATATTCCCCTGAAACTAGCACTTAAGGGCAAAGGTTACCGAACTTTCTATACCGATCAGCGGCTTTGGATTCCCGAACGTAACGTGTATACTTACCCCGATGTCATGGTGGTCGAAAACCCCCTCCAATTTAAGGAAGGACGCACAGATA from Merismopedia glauca CCAP 1448/3 includes these protein-coding regions:
- a CDS encoding thiazole synthase, producing MQTIHKSPVQSREHRPLTIADKTFNSRLMTGTGKYRSLEEMQNSIMASGCEIVTVAVRRVQTKAPGHEGLAEAIDWTKIWMLPNTAGCQTAEEAIRVARLGREMAKLLGQEDNNFVKLEVIPDAKYLLPDPIGTLEAAEKLVKEGFAVLPYINADPVLAKRLEEIGCATVMPLGSPIGSGQGIKNLANIQIIIENAGIPVVVDAGIGAPSEAAQAMEMGADALLINTAIAQAQNPAAMAKAMGMAAEAGRLAYLSGRIPIKAYASASSPVTGTVS
- a CDS encoding Uma2 family endonuclease, whose product is MTQLLQQRTYTAEEYLELEVASENRSEYRNGEIIAMTGGTPNHNDIAGNLYIPLKLALKGKGYRTFYTDQRLWIPERNVYTYPDVMVVENPLQFKEGRTDTLVNPCFVAEVLSKSTQDYDRGEKFAAYRTINSFREYLLINQYTIHVEHCVKTAPNQWLLSEYDDASATLSFNTFEFSIQIADLYENIEFTSL